CTGCTTTCTTTGTGACGGGACATTACTTAAAAACTGCAGAACCGCTCGTGAAGCGGATGGTAAAAGAGGGACATATTATTGGGAACCATTCCTGGAATCATCCTGACTTTACCCAAGTATCGGATGAGAAGTTAAAGGAAGAACTTGATACGGTCAAATTAAAGACGGCAGAGCTGACCGGCCAAAAAGAAATGAAGTACATGCGCCCGCCACGCGGAATCTTCAGTGAAAGAACACTTCAATTGAGTAATGACCTAGGGTATAAACATATCCTTTGGTCTGTTGCATTCCTTGATTGGGACGTAAACCGCCAAAAAGGATGGAAATATTCTTATGATAATATTATGGCGCAGGTGCATCCGGGAGCAATCATTTTGCTGCATTCCGTATCGAAGGATAATGCAGAGGCGCTTGGGAAGGCAATCACTGACTTGAAGAAGCGGGGCTATACATTTAAGAGTCTTGATGAGCTGCCAATCAGCGGTCAGAAGAAAAAGGAACCGTCTGACTTAAAAAGTTAGTTAGCTGCCAATATAGTTATACCAGCAAAAATACAGGTAACTCCTTTATAAGGGTTTACCTGTATTTTTTACATTATCGATGCAGAAAAAGGTATTTTAAAATATAATTTTAAGTAGAAAAGGTTAATGAATAATCAATCTAATTGATGAACTAGCGGGAATTTTTAGGGATGGATTATTCATAAATAAGAAGGATAGGAGAATCAAACAGATGAAACCAATCAAAACAGCTATCATTGGATTTGGGCTATCGGGTTCCAAGTTCCATGCACCGTTTATCCAAGACATGGAGGAGTTTGAATTATCCGCTATCGTCGTGCGCGAGCCTGAGAAAATTCGCTCTCAGGCAGGAGATGTTCCGGTTTTCGATTCGCTTGAGAAGGCGCTTGGGGAATTGCCTGAAATTGAATTGGTCATCATCTCCACGCCGACACCAACTCACTATGCTCTGGCAAAAGCAGCGATTATGGCCGGTAAACATTTAATCGTGGAGAAACCATTCGTTGTGACGGTTGAGGAAGGTGAAGAATTAATCGCACTTGCAAAAGAGCATAATACTGTCTTGAGCGTTTACCAAAATCGTCGCTGGGATGGTGATTATTTGACCGTTAAGAGTCTGATTGACTCAGGAAAACTAGGCACTGTACATACGATTGAAATGAACTGGGACCGCTACCCTAAAGAGGTTCGCGACCGCTGGAAGGAAGCGGATATCGCTGGGGGCGGAGTATTCTATGACCTTGCTCCGCATATGCTTGACCAAGCCTTATGTCTTTGGGGAGAACCATATGCGATCTACGGAAATATGCAAAAACAGCGCGAAGGAGCAAAGGCAACCGACTATTTTCATGTCGTCCTTGAATATGAAAAAGGAAGCATACTTATTCGCGGCGGGACTTTAGTTTCTGCTCAAACACCGCGCTTCTCCATCCATGCTTCCGAAGGGTCCTATATCATTTGCGGGCATGACCCGCAAGAGGCACAGCTGCAAGCGGGCATCATGCCGAATGATGAGGAATACGGAAAACGGGATGAAAACCGTGTAAGTATATTTGTGAAGCCAGATGGAACAAGGGAGGAAATCGAGGTTGCAAAAGGCAATTATGCTGACTACTTTAGGCAAGTAGCGGCTGCCATCCGTGATGGAGGTACCGTTCCTGTGACTGGCGAAGAAGGTTTGGCTGTTATTCGTCTCATTGAAGCAGGCATTGAGAGTGCGAATGAGAAGAAGATAGTGATTAATAGAGTATAAGAAAATTAGGCTGCAGATGTGATTCTGCAGCTTTTAGCTTTTTTAGAGGAATGCTCTATTACGGGGGAGGTACAGCTGAAATGTTCAAATTGTCAGCATGAAAATGATAAACCGATAAAGGGGCCAGAATGAAGAGTATTTACTGACAAATAATGAATAGAGTGCTGTCTTTTGTTTGCTGTGCTAGTGCAGATTGATTGAATTAGGCTATAATAAAAAGATACATCTAATAGTGAATGGAGGAGAAAAATGGACATGCTTGGAGAAGCTAGTTCTCTGTTAAAGAAGCATTTTGGCTATGAACAATTCCGGGACGGTCAAAGGAAGATCATTGAACAGGTCTTGAATGGAACCGATACGCTTGGCATCATGCCGACAGGCGGCGGGAAATCGATATGCTATCAAATACCGGCCTTGCTCATTCCGGGTGTTACCCTCGTCATCTCTCCCTTAATCTCTCTTATGAAGGACCAGGTCGATGCACTCGACCAGGTTGGCATCCCCGCCACATTTATCAATAGTTCCCTAAGCTCACAGGAAGTGAATGACCGGCTGTCGGATGTTCAATATGGTGCCTATAAGCTCCTTTATCTTGCACCGGAGCGGCTTGAGAGCCATGCGTTCATGGAAGAAATTCGCCGATTGCCGGTTGACCTGATTGCGGTTGATGAAGCGCACTGTATTTCACAATGGGGCCATGACTTCCGCCCAAGCTATTTGCGTATTCAATCGCTCGCGGGCCAGCTGGATTCAAGTCCAGTCGTACTGGCGCTGACAGCGACAGCCACGCCGCGTGTACAGGAGGATATCCGGAGGGCGCTCGACATAGCTGAAGAGAATACCGTTCTTACCGGATTTGAACGCAGCAACTTAAGCTTCCAGGTCATCAAGGGGCAGAATAAGCAGAAGTTCATTGATGCGTACGTGAAGAAGAATCAATCGGTCTCGGGCATTATTTATTGCGCGACTCGTAAGACAGTCGACCATCTGTATGAGCGGCTCCGTCAAAAAGGAATAGCCGCAGGCCGTTATCATGCTGGGCTGTCGGCAGAAGAAAGGGAGCTTGAGCAGGACCGTTTCTTGCGTGATGAAATAACGGTCATGATTGCAACAAATGCCTTTGGCATGGGAATCGATAAATCTGATGTCCGCTATGTGATTCATGCTCAAATGCCGAAGAATATGGAGGGCTATTATCAGGAGGCTGGCCGTGCCGGCCGTGATGGGCTCCCAAGTGATTGCCTTCTCTTGCATTCAGAGCAGGATGTGCAGGTGCAAAGGTTCTTGATTGATCAGTCCCAAGGAGATGAGGGACATAAAGAAGCTGAGCTGAAAAAGCTGTACCAAATGCGTGACTATTGCCATACGCAGGGCTGTCTCCAGGCTTTTATTCTTCATTATTTTGGTGAGGGAGAGGCGGATGACTGCGGCAGATGCTCCAATTGCCTTGATGAGCGGAGTTCAGTAGATGTGACGAAGGAAGCGCAGATGGTACTCTCTTGCATCATTCGGATGGGAGAGCGCTTCGGCAAGATGATGGTAGCGCAGGTGTTGACCGGTTCTGCGAATAAGAAGGTGCTTGAGCAGAACTTCGACCGGCTTCCAACCTATGGGCTCCTGAAACAGCAGTCAGCGAAGGATGTAGGAGACTTGATTGACTTCCTTACATCAGAGCAATATATCGGCATCACAGGCGGGCAGTTCCCTCTACTTTATGTAACTCAGTCGGGGAAGGAGGTCCTCCTCGGCAAGAAGAGCGTCATGAGGAAGGAGGCGGTTCGCATCTCGAGCGTTGCGCTTGATGACCCGCTATTCGAGGAGCTGCGTTCTCTCAGGAAAGAAATTGCTGGGGAAGAGAAGGTACCGCCATACTTGATATTCTCAGACCAAGCATTGCGTGATATGTGTGCCAAGCAGCCGGCAACGAGTGACGAATTCCTCGATGTGAAGGGTGTCGGCAGGCAGAAGGCAGAGAAATATGGGAATCGCTTTATCCAGGCGATTGGCGTTTTTCTTGCTGAGAATGAATATGAGGCAAAGACGATTACTGAGGCAGAAAAGCCAGCGAAGAAGGCGAAGGCAGCTGTGAAGAACTCCCATTTGGATACGTATGAATTGTATAAAATCGGATTGAGCCTCAAGGAAATGGCCGAAAAGCGAGACCTTTCCATACAGACGATTGAGTCCCATTTATTCCGATGTCTCGATGAAGGGATGGAGCTGGACTGGTCTTACTTTTTCACGGCAGATGAAGAGGAACAAATACTCGCGGTCCTCAATGAGACAGGCAGTGAATTGTTGAAGCCAATCAAGGAGGCTCTTCCCGATAAAATAAGCTACACAGCCATTAAGGCGGTCCTGAAAAAGCGACAAATCGAAACGCGCGAAGGCATAAGCTGAACATGTACGCATTGGGCAGGAAAACCTGTTATAATAACGGGACTATTCATGTATAAGGGGGAGATGGATATGTGGAAGGAAAGCATTCAGATTGAAGGACCGTATAATTTTGATCTAGTCTTAGAGCGGATTAGCCTCGACCCGCTGCATGAAATTGATCCAATCAATCGATTGATTAAGGTCCCCTTGCTAATAGACGGGAAGCCATACGTGTACAGGGTACAGGGGGTTGGCACCGTTGATGCACCGACATTCGTTATCAGCGGGGAAGCGGAGCAGGAGCGAGCAATGAATAGGCTTGCGGACATCTTCCAGTGGAATCTTCCTTTGTCACATATCCATGCCCACTTTGGCGAAAGCGAGCTGAAGGATATATTCGAAGTGCATCGCGGGACACCGTTGATCCTGGAGTTTGACTTATATGGCTGCCTTGTGAAAAACATTATCCATCAGCAATTGAACATGGCTTTTGCCCAAAAGCTGACGATGGATTTCGTGCATACGTACGGATTTGAAAAGGAGGGTGTCTGGTTTTATCCGGCACCTGAGCGAGCGGCCGGATTGACAGTCGAGGAACTGCGCACTCTTAAATTCAGCTCCCGCAAGGCAGAATATGTGATTGGCTTATCCGAGAAGGTGGCAAGTGGTGAACTGGACCTTGAAGGGATGCGTGAGTGGAGCGATGAAGCCATTATAGATGAGCTTATTAAGATTCGCGGGATCGGGCGCTGGACAGCAGAGAACTTCCTGCTCTTTGGTCTCGGCCGTCCTAACCTATTCCCAAAAGCCGATATCGGCATCCAAAATGCTATAAAGCTGCTATACAATCTCGAGAAAAAGCCGACAATGGATGAAATGAATCAATTCAGCGAAACGTGGCATCCCTATTTGAGCTACGCCTCGCTTTACTTATGGAGAAGCATCGAAAAACGGAGGAATTAAGATGAAGCAACAAGCAGCAAACATCCGTGAAGGACAAGAAATATTGCTGACAATAAAACGCCTCGGCATTAATGGGGAGGGAGTAGGCTACTATAAACGACAGGTCGTTTTCGTGCCCGGCGCACTGCCCGAGGAAGTCGTAGAAGTCAAGATTACGAACACCCATCCGAAGTATTCGGAAGGGCTCGTAAAGAAAATCAAAAAAGCGTCCCCGCACCGCGTCAAGCCGCCCTGCCCTGTTTATGATGTATGCGGAGGGTGTCAGCTGCAGCACCTCGAATATGGCCAGCAGCTGCGTGAAAAGCGTGATATTGTCATTCAATCGTTAGAGCGCCACAGCCGCTTCAATGCGAGCAATGTGGACATCCGCCCGACGATTGGTATGGAAAACCCATGGAATTATCGCAACAAAAACCAATTCCAGGTCGGAACGAACGACAAACAAGAGCTGATTGCCGGTCTCTATGCAGCAAACAGCCATAACTTGATTGATATTGAAAACTGTATGGTTCAGCATGAGGCGACGAACAAGGTTACTCGGACCGTGCTTGGCATTCTGAAGGAGCTCGGAATCCCTGCTTATGATACGAAGAAAAAAAGCGGCATTGTCAAAACCGTCGTAACCCGCGTCGGCTTTGCTTCCGACCAGGTTCAAGTCGTCATCATCACGATCTCCGAAAAGCTTCCGAAGAAACGCGAAATCATCGAACAGATTAACAAGCACCTTCCGGAAGTCGTTTCCATCGTTCAGAACGTCAATAAGGAAAATACCCCGCTAGTCTTCGGAGAGAAAACGATTCATCTCTGGGGAGAAGAAGCGATTGAGGAGAAGCTTGGAGATTTAAGCTATGAGCTCTCAGCACGCACCTTCTTCCAGCTGAATCCAGTCCAAACAGTCAAGCTCTATGATGAAGTGAAAAAGGCGGCCAAGCTGAAAGGCTATGAAAAAGTCGTGGATGCCTACTGTGGTGTTGGAACAATCGGACTTTGGCTTGCTGATAGCTGCAAGGAAGTCCGCGGCATGGATGTCATCCCTGAATCGATTGAGGATGCCATCCAAAATGCAAAGCGCCATAGCATGGACAATGTCCGCTATGAGGTCGGCAAGGCAGAAGACATCATGCCAAAATGGACAAAGGAAGGCTTCCGTCCTGATATTGTTGTCGTCGACCCGCCAAGAAGCGGACTCGATAAGAAATTGATGGATACAATCCTAAAGACAGCTCCAAAACGAATTGTTTATGTAAGCTGCAACCCTTCTACACTGGCGAAAGATCTTGAGTATATGGGCAAAGCATACCGCCCGAAATATATTCAGCCTGTGGACATGTTCCCACAGACATCGCATGTTGAATGTGTCGTGGAAATTGTGAAGCGGGTATAACGCTTGAAAATAAGTCACTCGATTCAACTCCAAGAAAAAACTGTCGCTGTCCAATAGAAACCCGGGCCTTTTTTTTCAATTTTACTCTCATCTAACATACGATAGAAGGATAGAATACGAGCTGTTTTTTAGCAGGCTTATATCTATAGTCAGAATGATTATCGCTTAATCCACTATTTTCTTATTTGAAAAAAAGATTTTGGCTTATAGCCAAAGTATGCGTATAATGATGGGTATAAAAGAGAGAAATGGAGTATGTAAAATGGTTCAATCACTCAATACAAAAGTTGACTTAGTTATTGGTGCAACCTCACACGCGGGTCTTCCTGAATACGGTAAAATTATGATAGGAGACAAAGGGTTTGAATTTTACAATGAACGTGATGCTCGGAAATTTATTCAAATTCCGTGGGAAGAAGTTGATTATGTGATTGCTTCTATTATGTTCAAAGGAAAATGGATTCCTCGATATGCTATCAAAACGAAGCGCAATGGAACCTATACGTTTTCTTCTAAAG
The Pradoshia eiseniae DNA segment above includes these coding regions:
- a CDS encoding oxidoreductase; its protein translation is MKPIKTAIIGFGLSGSKFHAPFIQDMEEFELSAIVVREPEKIRSQAGDVPVFDSLEKALGELPEIELVIISTPTPTHYALAKAAIMAGKHLIVEKPFVVTVEEGEELIALAKEHNTVLSVYQNRRWDGDYLTVKSLIDSGKLGTVHTIEMNWDRYPKEVRDRWKEADIAGGGVFYDLAPHMLDQALCLWGEPYAIYGNMQKQREGAKATDYFHVVLEYEKGSILIRGGTLVSAQTPRFSIHASEGSYIICGHDPQEAQLQAGIMPNDEEYGKRDENRVSIFVKPDGTREEIEVAKGNYADYFRQVAAAIRDGGTVPVTGEEGLAVIRLIEAGIESANEKKIVINRV
- the rlmD gene encoding 23S rRNA (uracil(1939)-C(5))-methyltransferase RlmD encodes the protein MKQQAANIREGQEILLTIKRLGINGEGVGYYKRQVVFVPGALPEEVVEVKITNTHPKYSEGLVKKIKKASPHRVKPPCPVYDVCGGCQLQHLEYGQQLREKRDIVIQSLERHSRFNASNVDIRPTIGMENPWNYRNKNQFQVGTNDKQELIAGLYAANSHNLIDIENCMVQHEATNKVTRTVLGILKELGIPAYDTKKKSGIVKTVVTRVGFASDQVQVVIITISEKLPKKREIIEQINKHLPEVVSIVQNVNKENTPLVFGEKTIHLWGEEAIEEKLGDLSYELSARTFFQLNPVQTVKLYDEVKKAAKLKGYEKVVDAYCGVGTIGLWLADSCKEVRGMDVIPESIEDAIQNAKRHSMDNVRYEVGKAEDIMPKWTKEGFRPDIVVVDPPRSGLDKKLMDTILKTAPKRIVYVSCNPSTLAKDLEYMGKAYRPKYIQPVDMFPQTSHVECVVEIVKRV
- a CDS encoding DUF956 family protein translates to MVQSLNTKVDLVIGATSHAGLPEYGKIMIGDKGFEFYNERDARKFIQIPWEEVDYVIASIMFKGKWIPRYAIKTKRNGTYTFSSKDAKRVLRAIREYVDENHMVQSLSFFDVVKRSMRSMLKRS
- the recQ gene encoding DNA helicase RecQ; the encoded protein is MLGEASSLLKKHFGYEQFRDGQRKIIEQVLNGTDTLGIMPTGGGKSICYQIPALLIPGVTLVISPLISLMKDQVDALDQVGIPATFINSSLSSQEVNDRLSDVQYGAYKLLYLAPERLESHAFMEEIRRLPVDLIAVDEAHCISQWGHDFRPSYLRIQSLAGQLDSSPVVLALTATATPRVQEDIRRALDIAEENTVLTGFERSNLSFQVIKGQNKQKFIDAYVKKNQSVSGIIYCATRKTVDHLYERLRQKGIAAGRYHAGLSAEERELEQDRFLRDEITVMIATNAFGMGIDKSDVRYVIHAQMPKNMEGYYQEAGRAGRDGLPSDCLLLHSEQDVQVQRFLIDQSQGDEGHKEAELKKLYQMRDYCHTQGCLQAFILHYFGEGEADDCGRCSNCLDERSSVDVTKEAQMVLSCIIRMGERFGKMMVAQVLTGSANKKVLEQNFDRLPTYGLLKQQSAKDVGDLIDFLTSEQYIGITGGQFPLLYVTQSGKEVLLGKKSVMRKEAVRISSVALDDPLFEELRSLRKEIAGEEKVPPYLIFSDQALRDMCAKQPATSDEFLDVKGVGRQKAEKYGNRFIQAIGVFLAENEYEAKTITEAEKPAKKAKAAVKNSHLDTYELYKIGLSLKEMAEKRDLSIQTIESHLFRCLDEGMELDWSYFFTADEEEQILAVLNETGSELLKPIKEALPDKISYTAIKAVLKKRQIETREGIS
- a CDS encoding DNA-3-methyladenine glycosylase family protein, translating into MWKESIQIEGPYNFDLVLERISLDPLHEIDPINRLIKVPLLIDGKPYVYRVQGVGTVDAPTFVISGEAEQERAMNRLADIFQWNLPLSHIHAHFGESELKDIFEVHRGTPLILEFDLYGCLVKNIIHQQLNMAFAQKLTMDFVHTYGFEKEGVWFYPAPERAAGLTVEELRTLKFSSRKAEYVIGLSEKVASGELDLEGMREWSDEAIIDELIKIRGIGRWTAENFLLFGLGRPNLFPKADIGIQNAIKLLYNLEKKPTMDEMNQFSETWHPYLSYASLYLWRSIEKRRN
- the pdaA gene encoding delta-lactam-biosynthetic de-N-acetylase; translation: MKKSIITCFAFLMTFGLCLGTVHAVSNVRYDWGFNKSKNEEPADAGPKYNAIVEKYGAIYKADTSKKDIYLTFDNGYENGYTEKVLDTLKEHKVPAAFFVTGHYLKTAEPLVKRMVKEGHIIGNHSWNHPDFTQVSDEKLKEELDTVKLKTAELTGQKEMKYMRPPRGIFSERTLQLSNDLGYKHILWSVAFLDWDVNRQKGWKYSYDNIMAQVHPGAIILLHSVSKDNAEALGKAITDLKKRGYTFKSLDELPISGQKKKEPSDLKS